In one window of Falco biarmicus isolate bFalBia1 chromosome 16, bFalBia1.pri, whole genome shotgun sequence DNA:
- the FRS3 gene encoding fibroblast growth factor receptor substrate 3: MGSCCSCLCRDSIPDNHPTKFKVTNVDDEGNELGSGIMELTQTELILHTHKRDAVRWPYLCLRRYGYDSNLFSFESGRRCQTGQGIFAFKCSRAEEIFNLLQDLMQCNSINVVEEPVVITRNSHPTERELSRTPQAPNSLGYTVPGFPNGFPSFPGETLSYSTARHPSVSSLRHSSVGEDSTHALIGPDEQSHTYVNTANGDQELRGQHCMHSLPEVHPPFPPRNRSCSLEDRNPQVFLQPGEVKFVLGPTSNFRRVCRHHRECRTHFCPPNNNNNECEEECPSPQCTYENVNGLLPPSTSSLCRSGRLKLTREDAGLPGCSHRRTALLHYENLPSLPPVWECQPLRQGEEDVGAGDMLTPSPSGYSETGEEVPLQNYVNSENTALHGGSSQRRSGFLPKPRRSCVPSVFSFDFPRPCPEQPRQLNYIQVELEAEPCKGHQNTPVPRVPPPATHEARRTDSYAVIDLKKTAAMSSLQRALPRDDGTSRKTRHNSTDLPL, from the exons GTGACGAACGTGGATGATGAAGGTAACGAGCTGGGATCTGGGATTATGGAGCTGACACAGACGGAGCTCATCTTGCACACTCACAAGCGAGATGCTGTCAGGTGGCCCTACCTCTGCCTGCGCCGCTATGGCTATGACTCCAACCTCTTCTCCTTTGAGAGTGGTCGTCGCTGCCAGACAGGGCAGG GGATTTTTGCCTTCAAGTGTTCCAGAGCAGAGGAGATCTTTAACCTGCTTCAAGACCTGATGCAGTGTAACAGTATCAACGTAGTGGAAGAGCCTGTTGTCATCACCAGGAACAGTCACCCCACGGAGCGGGAGCTCTCCCGGACCCCCCAGGCACCCAACA GTCTGGGGTACACCGTTCCAGGATTTCCCAACGGATTTCCCAGCTTCCCTGGAGAAACCCTATCATACTCCACAGCCCGCCACCCCTCCGTGAGCAGCCTGAGGCATTCCTCTGTGGGTGAAGACTCTACTCATGCCCTTATTGGGCCTGATGAGCAG TCCCACACCTACGTCAACACGGCCAATGGTGATCAGGAGCTGAGGGGCCAACACTGCATGCACTCCTTGCCTGAAGTCCACCCTCCTTTCCCCCCTAGGAACCGCAGCTGCTCCCTTGAAGACCGCAATCCCCAGGTCTTTCTGCAGCCAGGGGAGGTTAAGTTTGTGTTGGGTCCCACATCCAACTTCAGGCGCGTCTGTCGGCACCACCGGGAGTGCAGGACGCACTTCTGcccccccaacaacaacaacaacgagTGCGAGGAGGAGTGCCCTTCGCCCCAGTGCACCTACGAGAACGTCAATGGcttgctgccccccagcacctcctctcTCTGCCGAAGCGGGCGCTTGAAACTCACCCGGGAGGATGCGGGCTTACCCGGCTGCTCCCATCGCAGGACGGCGTTGCTGCACTATGAGAACTTGCCGTCGCTGCCGCCGGTGTGGGAGTGCCAGCCGCTCCGGCAGGGCGAGGAGGACGTGGGCGCTGGGGACATGCTGACGCCTTCCCCCAGTGGCTACTCCGAGACCGGTGAAGAAGTTCCCCTGCAGAACTACGTGAACTCAGAGAACACCGCGCTGCACGGGGGCAGCAGCCAGCGGCGCAGCGGCTTTCTGCCAAAGCCTCGTCGCAGCTGCGTGCCCAGCGTCTTCAGCTTCGACTTCCCCCGGCCCTGTCCCGAGCAGCCACGGCAACTCAACTACATCCAGGTGGAACTGGAGGCTGAGCCGTGCAAGGGACATCAGAACACACCGGTCCCCCGTgtcccacctcctgccacccaTGAAGCCCGCCGGACGGACTCCTATGCGGTCATTGACCTAAAAAAGACAGCGGCCATGTCCAGTTTGCAAAGGGCCCTGCCGAGAGATGATGGGACTTCACGGAAAACTCGACATAACAGCACTGACCTGCCTCTGTAA